In Carya illinoinensis cultivar Pawnee chromosome 16, C.illinoinensisPawnee_v1, whole genome shotgun sequence, a single window of DNA contains:
- the LOC122298775 gene encoding uncharacterized protein LOC122298775 yields MHIHVSVNNALSLQQEYAQVQLFDGSNQKITKVVRWHPPPNDFLKLNIDGATFPEHSVAGIGVVLRDQYGEVIVACSKVEKEVSSAEFIKAVALLRGLQLCAQWGVPKIMLETDCLVLVNALNENSVCLTDFAFILQDIRRLMVGFQEVQVVHVNRLGNLVAHRLARHAWLIDDICIWWDYCPSFVSQALWLDKLAICKDN; encoded by the coding sequence ATGCATATTCATGTGTCTGTTAATAATGCTCTTTCTTTACAACAAGAATATGCACAGGTGCAGTTGTTTGATGGTTCCAATCAGAAGATTACTAAGGTAGTACGATGGCATCCTCCTCCAAATGATTTTCTAAAACTGAACATTGATGGGGCCACCTTTCCTGAACATTCTGTTGCTGGGATTGGGGTGGTGTTGCGGGATCAGTATGGTGAGGTTATTGTGGCTTGCTCTAAGGTAGAGAAAGAGGTATCTTCTGCTGAGTTTATTAAGGCAGTTGCACTTCTAAGAGGGTTACAGTTGTGTGCTCAATGGGGTGTCccaaaaattatgcttgaaaccgattgtttggttttggttaatGCTTTGAATGAAAATTCTGTATGTTTAACAGATTTTGCTTTTATTCTTCAAGACATACGAAGGCTTATGGTGGGATTCCAAGAAGTTCAAGTGGTGCATGTAAACCGTTTAGGCAATTTGGTGGCTCATCGTTTGGCAAGACATGCTTggttgattgatgatatttgtataTGGTGGGATTATTGTCCTTCTTTTGTTAGTCAAGCTTTATGGCTTGATAAACTTGCTATTTGTAAGgataattga